One genomic window of Bacteroidales bacterium includes the following:
- a CDS encoding tetratricopeptide repeat protein encodes MEQEIILKKSKFNFIEYKWLFLILIFSIFAFLPTFNNSFTNWDDIDQVTGNPDITSLSLHNLKFIFSSFYVGMYQPFSTFCFAVINSLFGIKAPAFHSFSLLLHLINIVLVFCMMKKLTNIKEIILGITFLFALTPLQTEAVAWVSATSTLLFSLFYFLSANIYLDFIKDKNRKGKYFLSLTFFVFSLLSKSAAMTLPLILLLFDYFLNSKISRKDLVTKIPFFILSIIFGVITIIARQKSGHIVDITKYYNFFDRIIFILYSLSFYVISVFLPFKMSAFHPYPVKTGNILPIFFYIIPFLLIAIIYFLIKIKKNKKEILFGFLFFLLTIIVMIELIPVGTQVVKERYVYISCIGIYFSFFTFIHPFFEKNKKIFLPGIIVISIVFGALTFIRTGTWKNSFSLWNDVIKKYPKCSAAYINRGNAYVLSNNYEQAINDFDNAIKFEPNAADAYTNRAVAKSKSGKIEEAIMDYDKAIAISPSDDKMYSERALLKLGIMDLTGALEDLNKAIEKSSNNEKYFNQRGILYGMAGKFDAAVSDFSKAISLNPEFADAYSNRGYAKINLNKVSEAINDFDLSVSKNPNEARTYYLRGMAYAQIEKKNEACADFQKAYDLGMADASAAMEKVCK; translated from the coding sequence ATGGAACAGGAAATTATTCTGAAGAAATCAAAATTTAATTTTATTGAATACAAATGGTTATTTCTTATTTTGATTTTTTCAATATTCGCTTTCTTACCAACATTCAATAATAGTTTCACGAATTGGGATGATATTGACCAGGTTACCGGAAACCCTGATATAACAAGCCTTTCATTACATAATTTAAAATTTATCTTTTCTTCTTTTTATGTAGGAATGTATCAACCTTTTTCCACTTTTTGTTTTGCTGTAATAAATAGTTTATTCGGAATAAAAGCTCCGGCATTTCATTCATTCAGTTTGCTTTTGCATTTAATAAATATTGTTTTGGTTTTTTGTATGATGAAAAAGCTTACGAATATTAAAGAAATAATTTTAGGAATTACTTTTTTATTCGCATTAACACCTTTACAAACTGAAGCAGTGGCATGGGTTTCGGCAACAAGCACTTTATTGTTTTCATTGTTTTATTTTTTGTCTGCAAATATTTATCTGGATTTTATAAAAGACAAAAATCGAAAAGGGAAATATTTTTTATCGTTGACTTTCTTTGTTTTTTCACTTTTATCAAAATCAGCAGCAATGACACTTCCACTGATATTACTGCTTTTTGATTATTTTCTGAATTCTAAAATTTCAAGAAAAGATTTAGTAACTAAAATCCCGTTTTTCATTTTATCAATTATTTTCGGGGTTATTACAATTATAGCCCGGCAGAAATCAGGACATATCGTTGACATCACAAAATATTATAATTTTTTCGACAGGATAATTTTCATTCTCTATTCATTATCGTTCTATGTTATCAGTGTTTTCTTGCCTTTCAAGATGTCGGCATTTCATCCTTATCCTGTTAAAACAGGAAATATTTTACCGATATTTTTTTATATAATTCCATTTTTATTAATTGCAATAATTTATTTTTTGATAAAAATTAAAAAAAACAAAAAAGAAATTTTATTCGGATTTTTATTTTTTCTTTTAACCATCATTGTCATGATAGAGCTTATCCCCGTAGGCACTCAGGTTGTTAAAGAACGTTATGTATACATTTCCTGCATTGGAATATATTTTTCATTTTTTACTTTTATTCATCCCTTTTTCGAAAAAAATAAAAAAATATTTCTTCCCGGAATTATAGTAATTTCAATAGTTTTTGGTGCATTAACTTTTATCAGAACAGGTACATGGAAAAACAGTTTTTCGCTGTGGAATGATGTTATAAAGAAATATCCAAAATGTTCTGCAGCATATATTAATCGCGGAAATGCTTATGTGTTAAGCAACAATTACGAACAAGCCATTAATGATTTTGATAATGCCATTAAATTTGAACCTAATGCTGCTGATGCATATACGAATCGCGCTGTTGCAAAAAGCAAATCAGGAAAAATAGAAGAAGCTATAATGGATTATGATAAAGCTATAGCTATTAGCCCTTCAGATGATAAAATGTACTCCGAACGTGCTTTATTAAAGCTTGGAATTATGGATCTGACGGGAGCTTTGGAAGATTTGAATAAAGCCATTGAAAAGAGTTCAAACAATGAAAAATATTTTAATCAGCGTGGAATACTTTATGGAATGGCCGGAAAATTTGATGCAGCAGTTTCTGATTTTTCAAAAGCTATTTCATTAAATCCTGAATTTGCTGATGCATACAGCAATCGTGGTTATGCAAAAATCAACCTCAATAAAGTCTCCGAAGCAATAAATGATTTTGATTTATCTGTTTCAAAAAATCCTAACGAAGCCCGCACTTATTATCTTCGAGGAATGGCTTATGCTCAGATAGAAAAGAAAAATGAAGCTTGCGCCGATTTTCAAAAAGCCTATGATTTAGGAATGGCAGATGCTTCAGCAGCAATGGAAAAAGTTTGCAAATAA